One Vanessa cardui chromosome 17, ilVanCard2.1, whole genome shotgun sequence DNA window includes the following coding sequences:
- the LOC124536674 gene encoding collagenase-like: MKFLLVVVGLALAVAAEEPISLFYHETIGIPEAARIKRAEEAQDFDGSRIIGGQASSLGAHPFLGGLITTLTTGAQSICGSSLLSNNKLVTAAHCWWDGRNQGRQITVVLGSIRIFSGGVRINTNNIQMHGSYNTNNLNNDIAIITISRVSFTNNINRINIPSGSSSYAGTWATAIGFGRTSDSAGISQSQALRHVNLQVITNNVCASTYGSSVIIGSTICTSGAGNIGTCTGDSGGPLAIGSGNNRQLIGVTSFVARAGCQRGLPAGYARVTSFASWIRARL; this comes from the exons ATGAAATTTCTACTCGTTGTCGTCGGGCTTGCTTTGGCTGTCGCAGCCGAGGAACCAATCAGTCTCTTCTACCATGAGACGATCGGTATCCCAGAAGCCGCACGTATCAAGCGCGCTGAAGAAGCCCAGGACTTCGACGGAAGCAGGATTATAGGTGGACAGGCGTCCTCCCTTGGAGCTCACCCTTTCTtg GGTGGTTTGATCACAACATTGACGACCGGTGCACAATCCATCTGCGGTTCATCCCTGCTCAGCAACAACAAGCTCGTGACGGCTGCCCACTGCTGGTGGGATGGAAGGAACCAGGGCCGTCAGATAACTGTCGTCCTCGGATCTATCCGCATCTTCTCTGGGGGTGTTCGTATCAACACTAACAATATCCAAATGCACGGAAGCTACAACACCAATAACCTCAACAACGATATCGCTATCATCACCATCAGCAGAGTTAGTTTCACGA ataatATAAACCGCATTAACATTCCCTCCGGCAGCAGCAGCTACGCTGGTACTTGGGCTACTGCTATTGGTTTTGGAAGAACCAGTGATT CCGCCGGTATTTCGCAAAGTCAAGCTCTGAGGCATGTAAACCTTCAAGTTATCACGAACAACGTTTGCGCTTCGACTTATGGTAGCAGTGTCATCATCGGCTCCACCATTTGTACAAGTGGTGCTGGCAACATTGGCACGTGTACTGGTGACTCTGGTGGTCCACTTGCCATTGGCAGTGGCAACAACCGTCAACTg ATTGGTGTAACATCGTTCGTCGCTAGAGCTGGTTGCCAACGTGGTCTGCCCGCCGGTTACGCCAGAGTTACCTCCTTCGCCTCCTGGATT